A window from Argopecten irradians isolate NY chromosome 3, Ai_NY, whole genome shotgun sequence encodes these proteins:
- the LOC138319875 gene encoding uncharacterized protein, which produces MEDQRFDTQIAPSEDPALDSAIDNFVSDSLVYITKENLIREETTSTQVNDLINTSLIAVIDKTAVLMALEDCDLYTDIDSEGSWMTLPVFYLDKTTQELHQWGENLDEESEELGMSLDFPEIVDNTKASCGFRHIFNVFNRRSKCSIKWKLPCVGLACGASQVCDGDVFSNLPNSRIDIRPKKPGIFRRLFTFLGRRRKRVAPVYVT; this is translated from the exons ATGGAAGACCAGAGATTTGATACACAAATTGCACCAAGCGAGGATCCGGCTCTTGACAGTGCCATTGACAATTTTGTAAGCGACTCGCTGGTGTACATTACGAAGGAAAACCTAATCAGAGAGGAAACTACATCTACCCAGGTTAACGACTTGATCAACACATCTTTGATTGCCGTTATTGACAAGACAGCTGTTTTAATGGCGTTAGAGGACTGCGACTTATACACGG ACATAGATAGCGAAGGTAGTTGGATGACGTTACCTGTATTTTACCTGGATAAAACAACACAAGAGCTTCATCAGTGGGGAGAAAACCTAGACGAGGAGTCTGAAGAGCTCGGCATGAGTTTAG ACTTTCCAGAGATTGTTGACAATACAAAAGCCTCCTGTGGTTTCCGTCACATTTTCAACGTTTTCAAT AGAAGATCCAAATGTTCCATAAAGTGGAAACTCCCCTGCGTTGGACTTGCATGTGGCGCGAGTCAAG TTTGTGATGGCGATGTGTTTAGCAACCTACCTAATAGCAGAATTGACATTAGGCCCAAGAAACCTGGTATATTCAGGAGGCTGTTTACTTTCCTCGGGAGGAGGCGGAAGCGGGTGGCACCAGTTTATGTTACCTAA